The Sphaerospermopsis torques-reginae ITEP-024 genome has a window encoding:
- the rpsU gene encoding 30S ribosomal protein S21: MTQVVLGENEGIESALRRFKREVSKAGIFQDMRKNRHFETPLEKEKRKAIARHKQRRQQRSRFK; the protein is encoded by the coding sequence ATGACACAAGTAGTTTTAGGGGAAAATGAAGGTATTGAATCAGCTTTGCGGAGATTTAAACGTGAAGTTTCAAAAGCCGGAATTTTCCAAGATATGCGGAAGAATCGCCATTTTGAAACACCTTTAGAAAAAGAGAAGCGTAAAGCCATAGCTAGACACAAGCAACGTCGTCAACAACGTTCTCGCTTCAAGTAA
- a CDS encoding RNA recognition motif domain-containing protein, protein MSIYVGNLSYQVTAEDLKLAFAEYGTVSSVQLPTDRETGRPRGFAFVEMSSEAEETAAIEALDGAEWMGRGLKVNKARPREERGSSRGSWGGGGGRSGGGRGGDRRY, encoded by the coding sequence ATGTCGATTTATGTTGGAAATTTGTCCTATCAGGTGACAGCAGAAGATTTGAAACTGGCTTTTGCTGAATACGGGACAGTTAGCTCGGTGCAGCTACCGACTGATAGGGAAACAGGCCGTCCACGAGGTTTTGCCTTTGTGGAAATGTCGTCTGAAGCTGAAGAAACAGCAGCTATTGAAGCACTTGATGGTGCTGAGTGGATGGGGAGAGGTTTAAAAGTGAACAAGGCTAGACCCCGTGAGGAAAGAGGTTCTTCTCGTGGAAGCTGGGGTGGCGGCGGTGGCCGTTCTGGTGGAGGTCGTGGAGGCGATCGCCGTTATTAA
- a CDS encoding 3'(2'),5'-bisphosphate nucleotidase CysQ family protein — translation MTNLQEILKITRQVGWGAAKLLRSYYQGTANNSNLEIEYKQNEPITIADKAVSEYILSHLQAAFVDENFGYISEETYKSQQGKYPGELVWIIDPLDGTRDFINKTGEYAIHIALVQNTRPILAVVAIPEAEKIYYATKGGGTFVETVNGSRPLKVAAAKALEDLILVVSRSHRNERLEYLLKNLPCQKQKAIGSVGCKVAAIVEQQADVYISLSGKSAPKDWDMAAPELILTEASGKFTHFDGRPLEYNTGDINQWGGLLASSSQDHEILCQKAEQILTEFAAK, via the coding sequence TTATCAAGGAACTGCTAACAACTCTAACTTAGAAATAGAATATAAGCAAAATGAACCCATAACCATTGCTGATAAGGCTGTGAGTGAGTATATCCTATCTCACCTACAGGCAGCATTTGTTGATGAAAATTTTGGTTATATCAGCGAAGAAACTTATAAATCTCAACAAGGTAAATATCCTGGGGAGTTAGTTTGGATTATTGATCCTTTGGATGGTACAAGAGATTTTATTAATAAAACTGGGGAATATGCAATACATATTGCTTTAGTGCAAAACACAAGGCCAATTTTAGCAGTGGTAGCAATACCGGAAGCGGAAAAGATATATTATGCTACTAAAGGTGGTGGTACTTTTGTGGAAACTGTTAATGGTTCTCGTCCTTTGAAAGTGGCTGCTGCTAAAGCACTTGAAGATTTAATCTTGGTTGTTAGTCGTTCCCATCGCAATGAAAGGTTAGAATATTTACTCAAAAATTTACCTTGTCAAAAACAAAAAGCCATTGGTAGTGTAGGTTGTAAAGTGGCTGCTATCGTGGAACAACAGGCAGATGTTTATATTTCCCTGTCTGGTAAATCTGCTCCTAAAGATTGGGATATGGCTGCACCGGAATTAATTTTAACAGAAGCTAGTGGTAAATTTACTCACTTTGACGGCAGACCATTAGAGTATAACACTGGTGACATCAACCAATGGGGCGGTTTGTTGGCTAGTAGTTCTCAAGATCATGAAATATTGTGTCAGAAAGCAGAGCAGATATTGACTGAGTTTGCGGCCAAATGA